The genomic region TCGGTCTTCCTGGACGTCGAGCTCTGGGACGAGCAGCCGGGCCGGCGCACCTGGTCCTGCCCGTTCCTGGCCGCCGTCTGGCAGCTGCTGCGGCTCGGCCTGCTGCGCGACCAGGGGCAGGAGGTGCTGCGCCCGGTGGCGCGCGCCGACGCCTTCCCGGGCTCCTGGGACGAGCTGCCGCCGCTGCTGCGGCTCAACCCGGGCGCCGCGCCGTTCGCCGCCTACCGCACCGTCTCGGTGCTGGCCTCCCGGTTCCTGCCGATCGAGCACGCGGTCAAGGTGATCCTGGACCAGTGGTCGCCGGAGGAGGCGGTGCTCGGCCAACTCGCCGAGCGGGCCCGGCAGGAGGGGGTCAGCCTGCCGGAGGACGTGCGCGAGCGGGTCGGCTACGTCTTCCACGGTCCGTCATGACCGCCGGGCTGCTGCTGGGCGAGGTGCGGACCGGCCTGCTGCAGCACTCCGTGGAGCTGCCGCGCGCCGCCGCGCTGCAGCTGCTGCACCTGCGCCACGGCGAACGGGTGCGCAGCTCCAGCCGGCCGAACAGCCAGGTCCGCTCGGCCGATCTGCTGACCGGTGTGGACTGCCCGCTGCCCACCGGCTCGCGGCGCGCGGTGCGCGGGATCGGCACCGCACTGGCGCACGCCGTGCTCACCGAGGGCCGGGTGCTGCAGGCCTCGGTCCGGGTGCGGATCGGCGGACCTTCCGAGGCGGGCAGCAGCAGTCTGCGGCTGCCCTGGGGCCACTACCTGGCCCGCCCGGGCACGGTGGAGCCGACCGGCCCGTGCGGGCTGGACGACCTGGCCGAGGGGTTCCTGGCCGCCGACGCGCCGTCCGGTTCGCTACTGGACCTCGGTGCGATCGCCGAGCGGCTGCTCACCGACCTGGGCAAGCTGACGGACCTTCAGGGCCGACCGCTGGTGGACCGCCGGGCACCGTTCCGCTCGCGCCGCACCCGGCTGCTCTGGACGGCCGTCGAGGGCAGTCAGGCCGGCGCTCACTTCACCATCGAGGACGGCACCCTGCGCACCCTGCGGCTCACCCTGGAACGGGTGGACCCGGTGGCGGTGGCCGCCTTCTGCGAGGACCTGGCCCTGCACGACTGGCTGCTGACCACCCTGGTCCAGCTGATCGAACGCAGCGGCCTGGGCTCGGCGCCCGGCGCCGAGCCCGTACTGCGGCTGCGTCCGGCCGTGAACCACCTGCTGCACCTGTGGATGCCCGGGGCCCGGGTGGACCGGGCGCTCGCCCCGGTCTGGGGGGACCTGGAAACGAGCCCGGGCTTCTCCCGACAGTGGGCGGTGGCCGTCCAGCGCATCCGCGACCAACTCGCGCTGCAGGCCGTCGGCCTGTCCGCGCACTCCTACCAGGGGACTGATCGATAGTCCGACCAGAAGTACCGGGGGGCTCCACATGGCACACGTACCGCCGCTGCTCCGCAAGATCCTGACCACCACGCTGTCCGGTGGCGCCACACTGACCATCACCCTGCTCAGCAAGCAGCAGACGATCACCAGCATCAACCTGTCCGTACTGGTCGGCGGGGTGGCGCTGCTGATCGAGTTCCTGCTGGAGTTCGAGGCCCGGGTGGCCTCCGTCGAGGCGACCGTGGAGGCCCGCACCAAGGACATGCAGCGGATCGTCGACGAGGGCTTCGTCCGGGTCGGCAAGGCCACCGAGCTGTTCGAACGGCTGCGCAAGTCCCAGCTGGGCAACGGCGCGATGACCCAACTGGTGGACAACGCCTCGGGACTGGGCACCGACAGCCCGGCGATCGTGCTCGGCTTCGCCCAGCGCGAGCTGCTCCGGACCGCCAAGCTGCTGCGCGACCTGCAGACCGACCAGGCCGCCTACGACGGGGAGGACCACGACTGGCTGCTCACCCTCACGCACAGCGCCGGCGAGTCGATCGACGCGATCAGCACCGCCGTGGACATCGGCTTCTGGAGCACCGAGCTGGGCCGCCGCTACTTCGACGCCCAGCGCACCGCGGTCAGCCGCGGGGTGCCGGTGCGCCGGGTCTTCGTGCTGCAGAGCGCCGACGAGCAGACCGTGGACGAGATCCACCGGGTGGCCCACTACCAGGCGAGCCAGGGAGTGAACGTCAAGATCGTGGCGGTGCGCGACCTGCCGACCCAGGCCCGGCGGCCGATGTCCGACTTCATCCTGTTCGACGGCGGGATCAGCTACGAGGTCAGCAGCGACGCGGTGGGCGGCCCGTTCGAACCGATGGTCGCCAGCACCATGCTGGTGCTCAGTCCGCAAACGCTGACCAGCCGCAAGCAGCGCTTCGCCTACCTGTGGGACGTCGCTCAGTCCGTCACCCAGCCCACCCCGTAGACTGCCGAGGACCGTTCAGCTGAGCCTTGGCAAGTGCTTTGGAGTGTGCCCATCGTGACCGAGAACGCCGTCGAGAGCGCTGCCGACGTCATCGTGGTCGGCGCCGGCCCGGCTGGCTCGGCCACCGCGTACTACCTGGCCCAGGCCGGGCTGGACGTACTGCTGCTGGAGAAGACGGAGTTCCCGCGCGAGAAGGTCTGCGGCGACGGTCTGACCCCGCGCGCCACCAAGCAGCTGGTGGACATGGGCATCGACGTGTCCACCGAGAACGGCTGGCTGCACAACAAGGGCCTGCGGATCATCGGCGGCGGGGTCCGGCTGGAGCTGGACTGGCCGGAGCTGTCCTCCTTCCCGGACTACGGACTGGTCCGCAAGCGCGCCGACTTCGACGAGATGCTGGCCCGTCAGGCCGAGAAGGCCGGCGCCCGGCTGTACGAGAAGTGCAACGTCTCCGGCCCGGTGCTGGACGACCGGACCGGCCGGATCACCGGCGTGACCGCCAAGCTCGGCCCCGAGAAGCGCGAAGTCGTCTTCCACGCCCCGCTGGTGGTCGCCGCCGACGGCAACTCCACCCGGCTCTCGCTG from Kitasatospora azatica KCTC 9699 harbors:
- a CDS encoding phospholipase D-like domain-containing protein codes for the protein MAHVPPLLRKILTTTLSGGATLTITLLSKQQTITSINLSVLVGGVALLIEFLLEFEARVASVEATVEARTKDMQRIVDEGFVRVGKATELFERLRKSQLGNGAMTQLVDNASGLGTDSPAIVLGFAQRELLRTAKLLRDLQTDQAAYDGEDHDWLLTLTHSAGESIDAISTAVDIGFWSTELGRRYFDAQRTAVSRGVPVRRVFVLQSADEQTVDEIHRVAHYQASQGVNVKIVAVRDLPTQARRPMSDFILFDGGISYEVSSDAVGGPFEPMVASTMLVLSPQTLTSRKQRFAYLWDVAQSVTQPTP
- a CDS encoding SCO2521 family protein, producing MTAGLLLGEVRTGLLQHSVELPRAAALQLLHLRHGERVRSSSRPNSQVRSADLLTGVDCPLPTGSRRAVRGIGTALAHAVLTEGRVLQASVRVRIGGPSEAGSSSLRLPWGHYLARPGTVEPTGPCGLDDLAEGFLAADAPSGSLLDLGAIAERLLTDLGKLTDLQGRPLVDRRAPFRSRRTRLLWTAVEGSQAGAHFTIEDGTLRTLRLTLERVDPVAVAAFCEDLALHDWLLTTLVQLIERSGLGSAPGAEPVLRLRPAVNHLLHLWMPGARVDRALAPVWGDLETSPGFSRQWAVAVQRIRDQLALQAVGLSAHSYQGTDR